The Rhododendron vialii isolate Sample 1 chromosome 5a, ASM3025357v1 genome contains a region encoding:
- the LOC131325096 gene encoding probable alkaline/neutral invertase B — MFSLSADVSQNGSVRSMDTLCSVAEMEECDLSRLLDKPRPLNMERQRSFGELSIGLSPHHSIRNVENNSFRFMDHSDVVFSPGRRSGFNTPRSQNGFETHPMVAEAWETLRRALVYFRGQPVGTIAALDNSDEKLNYDQVFVRDFVPSALAFLMNGEPEIVKNFLLKTLRLQSWEKKIDRFQLGEGVMPASFKVLHDPVRNTETLMADFGESAIGRVAPVDSGFWWIILLRAYTKSTGDSSLAERPECQKGMRLILSLCLSEGFDTFPTLLCADGCSMIDRRMGVYGYPIEIQALFFMALRCALLLLKQDAEGKELLERVAKRLHALSYHMRSYFWIDLKQVNDIYRYKTEEYSHTAVNKFNVIPDSLPEWIFDFMPKHGGYFIGNVGPSNMDFRWFCLGNCIAILSSLATPEQSTAIMDLIESRWEELIGEMPVKVCYPALESHEWKIITGCDPKNTRWSYHNGGSWPVLLWLLTAACIKTGRPQIARRAIELAETRLLKDSWPEYYDGKLGRYIGKQARKFQTWSIAGYLVAKMMLEDPSHLGMVALEEDKQMKPVMKRSSSWTC; from the exons ATGTTTAGCCTCTCGGCGGATGTGTCTCAAAATGGTAGTGTTAGAAGTATGGACACTCTATGTAGCGTGGCTGAGATGGAAGAATGTGATTTGTCAAGGTTATTAGATAAGCCAAGACCGTTGAATATGGAGAGGCAGAGATCATTTGGTGAATTATCTATTGGGTTGTCTCCTCATCACTCCATAAGAAATGTCGAAAATAACTCTTTCCGATTCATGGACCATAGCGATGTTGTATTTTCACCGGGGAGACGGTCTGGATTTAATACACCAAGGTCACAAAACGGTTTCGAGACTCATCCGATGGTTGCTGAAGCTTGGGAAACTCTGAGGCGTGCATTGGTTTACTTCCGCGGTCAACCGGTGGGGACAATCGCAGCGTTAGATAATTCTGACGAAAAACTTAACTACGACCAG GTGTTTGTAAGAGACTTTGTTCCAAGTGCCTTGGCTTTTTTGATGAACGGGGAACCAGAAATAGTCAAGAACTTTCTTTTGAAGACCCTTCGCCTTCAATCTTGGGAGAAAAAGATCGACCGGTTCCAACTAGGAGAAGGAGTGATGCCAGCTAGTTTTAAAGTACTCCATGATCCTGTCAGGAATACTGAAACATTAATGGCAGATTTTGGTGAGAGTGCAATTGGGAGAGTGGCACCTGTTGATTCTGGATTTTGGTGGATCATATTGCTTCGCGCCTACACAAAGTCTACTGGGGACTCCTCCTTGGCTGAAAGGCCTGAATGCCAAAAGGGTATGCGCCTAATATTGAGCTTATGTCTTTCGGAGGGATTTGACACATTCCCCACTCTTCTTTGTGCTGATGGGTGCTCTATGATTGATCGTAGAATG GGTGTTTATGGTTACCCGATTGAGATACAAGCTCTTTTCTTCATGGCTTTGAGATGTGCTTTGCTTTTACTCAAGCAAGATGCTGAGGGGAAGGAGCTTCTGGAACGAGTAGCTAAGCGTCTTCACGCCTTGAGCTATCACATGAGAAGTTACTTTTGGATAGATTTGAAGCAAGTTAACGATATATATCGATACAAGACAGAGGAGTATTCTCACACTGCAGTCAATAAGTTTAACGTAATTCCTGATTCACTCCCTGAATGGATCTTTGATTTTATGCCAAAGCACGGAGGCTACTTTATTGGAAATGTTGGTCCTTCGAATATGGATTTCCGCTGGTTTTGCTTGGGAAATTGCATTGCCATCTTATCGTCCTTGGCAACTCCTGAACAGTCTACTGCGATTATGGATCTAATAGAATCACGCTGGGAAGAATTGATCGGAGAAATGCCAGTTAAGGTTTGTTATCCAGCCCTAGAAAGCCATGAATGGAAGATTATAACCGGATGTGACCCAAAAAATACCAGATGGAGTTACCATAACGGAGGATCTTGGCCAG TGCTTTTGTGGCTCCTCACAGCCGCATGTATCAAGACAGGACGGCCCCAAATCGCAAGACGGGCCATTGAACTTGCCGAGACCAGATTGTTGAAAGACAGCTGGCCCGAGTATTACGATGGGAAGCTTGGTCGATACATTGGGAAACAGGCTCGGAAATTCCAAACCTGGTCCATCGCGGGTTATCTGGTGGCGAAAATGATGTTAGAGGACCCTTCCCACTTGGGCATGGTAGCTCTCGAGGAAGACAAACAGATGAAACCCGTCATGAAAAGATCTTCTTCGTGGACTTGCTAG